Proteins from a genomic interval of Gordonia sp. SL306:
- a CDS encoding acyl-CoA carboxylase subunit beta, giving the protein MTAIRSTLDPAGEDFRAASTSMNDKLVEIRTEFDKALAGGGEKYVARHRKRGKMTARERIEMLIDEDSAFLELCPLAAYGSDFQVGASAVTGIGVVEGVECMIVANDPTVKGGTSNPWTLRKILRCNDIALQNRLPMISLVESGGADLPTQKEVFVPGGRMFRDLTRLSAAGIPTIALVFGNSTAGGAYVPGMSDHVVMIENASKVFLGGPPLVKMATGEDSDDESLGGAQMHARQSGLADYFAADEQDAVRLGRRIVSRLNWRKQGPGPVAEVLEPRYDAEELLGIVPSDLKIPFNPRDVIARVVDDSDFDEFKPDYGSSLCTGWARIHGYPVGILANAQGVLFSQESQKATQFIQLANRSNTPLLFLHNTTGYMVGKEYEQNGIIKHGSMMINAVSNSTVPHISVLMGASYGAGHYGMCGRAYDPRFLFAWPSAKSAVMGAAQLAGVISIVSRAATEARGGTVDESADAAMKQMIEAQIEAESVPAFLSGMLYDDGVIDPRDTRTILGLCLSAIDSGPVEGTSNFGVFRM; this is encoded by the coding sequence ATGACGGCCATCCGATCCACCCTCGACCCGGCGGGTGAGGACTTTCGGGCGGCGAGTACGTCGATGAACGACAAGCTCGTCGAGATCCGGACCGAGTTCGACAAGGCCCTCGCCGGTGGGGGCGAGAAGTACGTCGCCCGCCACCGCAAGCGTGGCAAGATGACCGCCCGCGAGCGCATCGAGATGCTGATCGACGAGGACTCGGCCTTCCTCGAGTTGTGCCCGCTGGCGGCATACGGCTCGGACTTCCAGGTGGGGGCGTCCGCGGTCACCGGCATCGGCGTGGTCGAAGGCGTCGAGTGCATGATCGTGGCCAACGACCCGACCGTCAAAGGCGGTACCTCCAATCCGTGGACCCTGCGGAAGATTCTCCGCTGCAACGACATCGCGCTGCAGAATCGCCTGCCGATGATCTCGCTGGTCGAGTCCGGCGGCGCCGACCTGCCCACCCAGAAGGAGGTGTTCGTCCCCGGCGGCCGGATGTTCCGCGACCTCACCAGGCTGTCTGCCGCGGGCATACCGACCATCGCCCTGGTTTTCGGCAACTCCACCGCGGGCGGCGCCTACGTCCCCGGCATGAGCGATCACGTGGTGATGATCGAGAACGCGTCGAAGGTCTTCCTCGGCGGACCGCCGTTGGTGAAGATGGCGACCGGCGAGGACAGCGACGACGAGTCTCTGGGCGGCGCCCAGATGCACGCCCGTCAGTCGGGTCTGGCCGACTACTTCGCCGCCGACGAGCAGGACGCCGTCCGGCTCGGCCGGCGCATCGTGTCCCGCTTGAACTGGCGCAAGCAGGGACCCGGCCCGGTGGCCGAGGTGCTCGAACCACGCTACGACGCCGAGGAACTGCTCGGCATCGTCCCGTCGGATCTGAAGATCCCGTTCAACCCCCGCGATGTGATCGCCCGCGTGGTCGACGACAGCGACTTCGATGAGTTCAAACCTGATTACGGCAGTTCACTGTGCACCGGGTGGGCCCGCATCCACGGGTATCCGGTCGGGATCCTGGCCAACGCCCAGGGAGTGCTGTTCAGCCAGGAGTCGCAGAAGGCGACCCAGTTCATCCAGCTCGCCAACCGCAGCAACACGCCACTGTTGTTCCTGCACAACACCACCGGTTACATGGTCGGCAAGGAATACGAGCAGAACGGCATCATCAAGCACGGCTCGATGATGATCAACGCCGTGTCCAATTCCACCGTGCCGCACATCTCGGTGCTGATGGGAGCGAGCTACGGTGCCGGGCACTACGGCATGTGCGGACGCGCCTACGACCCACGATTCCTGTTCGCCTGGCCCAGCGCGAAGTCGGCGGTGATGGGTGCGGCCCAACTCGCGGGCGTCATCTCCATCGTGTCCCGGGCCGCCACCGAGGCGCGTGGAGGAACCGTCGACGAGTCAGCGGATGCGGCGATGAAGCAGATGATCGAGGCGCAGATCGAGGCCGAATCGGTCCCGGCGTTCCTGTCCGGCATGCTCTACGACGACGGTGTGATCGACCCGCGCGACACCAGGACCATTCTGGGGCTGTGCCTTTCGGCCATCGACAGTGGGCCGGTCGAGGGCACGTCCAACTTCGGCGTCTTCCGGATGTGA
- a CDS encoding acyl-CoA dehydrogenase family protein — protein sequence MTITSPVWDTPERLELRSTVRAFVERHVLPYQDEWERDGLIPRDLHREAAKLGLFGLGIPEEVGGSGGDLIDGSILGEEFHYAGAAGGVFASLFTHGIALPHLIGAGDPDQIDRWVRPTLAGEKIGSLAITEPGGGSDVGHLRTSAVRDGDHYVVNGAKTYITSAVRADFVVTAVRTGGPGASGVSLLVVEKDTPGFTVTRKLDKMGWRSSDTAELSFVDARVPVANLVGAENSGFAQIATAFVTERSGLAVQAYASAQRCLDLTLDWVRDRETFGKPLIARQSVQEAVTEMARRIDIARTYTRAVVERKVTSDDDLIAEVCFAKNTAVEAGEWVANKAVQLFGGMGYMTGTEVERQYRDMRIIGIGGGTTEILSGLAAKRLGYQR from the coding sequence GTGACGATCACCAGTCCGGTGTGGGACACCCCTGAGCGCCTCGAACTGCGTTCCACTGTCAGGGCATTCGTGGAGCGCCACGTGCTGCCGTACCAGGACGAGTGGGAGCGCGACGGGTTGATCCCGCGCGACCTGCACCGCGAGGCGGCGAAGCTCGGGCTGTTCGGTCTGGGAATCCCCGAGGAGGTCGGTGGGTCCGGTGGAGATCTCATCGACGGCTCCATCCTGGGCGAGGAGTTCCACTACGCGGGAGCCGCCGGCGGTGTGTTCGCATCACTGTTCACCCACGGCATCGCGCTGCCGCACCTCATCGGGGCCGGTGATCCCGATCAGATCGACCGGTGGGTCCGGCCCACCCTCGCCGGTGAGAAGATCGGCAGCCTCGCGATCACCGAGCCGGGCGGGGGCAGCGACGTCGGGCACCTGCGCACGTCCGCGGTCCGCGACGGAGATCACTACGTGGTCAACGGCGCCAAGACCTACATCACCTCCGCCGTGCGCGCCGACTTCGTCGTGACCGCGGTCCGCACAGGTGGCCCGGGCGCTTCCGGTGTCTCGCTGCTCGTCGTCGAGAAGGACACACCCGGCTTCACCGTCACCCGCAAGCTCGACAAGATGGGTTGGCGCAGTTCGGACACCGCCGAACTGTCGTTTGTCGATGCCCGCGTGCCGGTCGCCAACCTGGTGGGGGCGGAGAACTCCGGTTTCGCCCAGATCGCGACGGCCTTCGTCACCGAGCGATCCGGCCTCGCCGTTCAGGCGTACGCGAGCGCGCAACGGTGCCTCGACCTCACCCTGGACTGGGTCCGTGATCGGGAGACATTCGGAAAGCCGTTGATCGCACGCCAATCGGTGCAGGAGGCCGTCACCGAGATGGCCCGCCGCATCGACATCGCACGCACCTACACCCGCGCCGTCGTGGAACGGAAGGTGACCTCCGACGACGATCTGATCGCGGAGGTCTGCTTCGCGAAGAACACCGCCGTCGAGGCGGGTGAGTGGGTGGCGAACAAAGCGGTTCAGCTGTTCGGCGGGATGGGCTACATGACCGGTACCGAGGTGGAGCGCCAGTACCGCGACATGCGCATCATCGGTATCGGTGGCGGCACCACCGAGATCCTGTCCGGACTCGCGGCAAAACGATTGGGGTATCAGCGATGA